GTTCAGCAATAGAATCCAGAAAAAATATACTTGATGCAGCCCTCACAATATTTTCAGATTATGGTTACCGGGGGGCAAGCATGAGAATGATAGCCGGGCATGCAGGGATAAGTGTTGGCGGTCTTTATCTTTATTTTAAGAGCAAAGAGGAACTTTACCTCACATTGTTGAAGAACCGCTTCGAAGACCTGGCAGGGCAACTTGAAAAGGCTATCTTAAATAATAAGAACCCTATTGATGCCCTTACGGAATATGTAACAATCAGCGTTGAATACACCAAACGTCACCGGGAGCTCATTCTGGCTCAAAGCAGGGCACAGGGTTTTGCCTTCGGGATTGATATAAAAAAGAGATTTTTCAGGAAACAGAGGAGATTGGTCGAGATGATCATCAGGAATGGTATAGATTCAGGCCATTTCGGTGATTGCAATACAAAAGAGGTGACAAAGGTAGTGA
This genomic interval from Syntrophorhabdaceae bacterium contains the following:
- a CDS encoding TetR/AcrR family transcriptional regulator; the protein is MNRRSAIESRKNILDAALTIFSDYGYRGASMRMIAGHAGISVGGLYLYFKSKEELYLTLLKNRFEDLAGQLEKAILNNKNPIDALTEYVTISVEYTKRHRELILAQSRAQGFAFGIDIKKRFFRKQRRLVEMIIRNGIDSGHFGDCNTKEVTKVVISTIRGFLLSIVVDQENLFQPDECVRFMLHGFLKREAQ